A stretch of DNA from Bacillus sp. Marseille-Q1617:
TCTCTTTTTTCAGTCTTTATAGCCTCATAGCATTTCTTCCTTGATCGATGCCGCTTGCTGTATGGGCGTCTGAGCCATACACGGTTTTAATACCAAGTGACCGGGCGCGCTCGACGATTTCCCAAGGAGGGTAAGACTCGCCGCAGTGGGGTTTGATGACACCTGCACCGTTATAATCGAGTTCGAGCCCTCTCGCTGCTGCAGCCTCTAGGATAGAATGAATTTCATCTGTGAATTTCTTTGAAGCAGGATAAAGCTTTTGGAATTTCTTTACGAGTGTGATATGCCCGATGCGGTTTGGCATGAAAGCTCCGAGATCGGCTTCGATGGATTTCAGCACTGTTCGGTAATAATGCGCATAGACAGCGTCAACAGAACCGTACCGGTCAATCATGCTGCTAAAAACCTCAGGACTGAAGTCAAGGCAGTCCCATTTATTTTTGTGATGTAAGAAATGTACTGAAAGGATACTGTCATCCAATCGGGAACCCCAGCCATTCAGAAAATCGGCCGTTTCTTTTTCAAATCCTTCAATATAATCGACTTCCAACCCCGTTCGAATGGTAATCTGATGTCTGTACTTCTCTTTCAGTTCCTCAATTGTATCGAAGTATGATGAAACATCTTCTTCATCCATCCCGCTGTCCTGATCAGGCGTTGTATCTATAAAGCCGGCAGGAAGGGGAGCATGCTCGGTAAACGTCAGATGAGTATATTGAAGGGAGATGGCTCTTTCAATATATTGATGGAAGGAATCAGAACTTCCATGAGGACAGAAAGGAGTATGAATATGTCCATCGACCTTTTTCATTAAAAAACACTTCCTTATTCCAAGTTCATCGACATTTTTG
This window harbors:
- the hisJ gene encoding histidinol-phosphatase HisJ; this translates as MKKVDGHIHTPFCPHGSSDSFHQYIERAISLQYTHLTFTEHAPLPAGFIDTTPDQDSGMDEEDVSSYFDTIEELKEKYRHQITIRTGLEVDYIEGFEKETADFLNGWGSRLDDSILSVHFLHHKNKWDCLDFSPEVFSSMIDRYGSVDAVYAHYYRTVLKSIEADLGAFMPNRIGHITLVKKFQKLYPASKKFTDEIHSILEAAAARGLELDYNGAGVIKPHCGESYPPWEIVERARSLGIKTVYGSDAHTASGIDQGRNAMRL